The genomic window GTCGATTCGTTTAGGGTACGCAAAACGCAGGCGCTGTCCCGCCCGGACGGGCCGGGGATGCGGATCCCGCGGCCCGAACCCGTCGACGCGAGGCGCCTTTTTTGTGCCCGGTGCGCGCCGCATCGGGGCAGCGGGGTTTCCATCGAGTGACACCGCCGAAAAAAGCTCTCGGCCCTGCCATCCTCGCCGCCGCAGTGGTCTCACTGCTTGCCGCCCTTCTTTTCCTCGGCGTCTCCCCCGGGCCCGACCCCGCAAGACCCCCCGAAAACCTGGAGATGAAAAACCTGCTGCGCTTAAGCGGCATGGTCCAGAAGGGGCAGTCGCTCCACGAGATCTTCCGGCGCCACGATCTCGACCCGCGGCAGCTCTTCCCGGTGAAGGAGGCCCTGGCCGGTGTCCACAGCCCCAGGGAGTTCCGGCCGGGCCGGCCCTACGAGATCCAGGTGGACCCGGAGAGGGGCCTGCATGCCTTTCTCTACTGGGCAAGCGACGACGCCCTCGTGCGCGTCACCCGTGCGGGCGAAGGCTACCGGGCCGAGAAGCTCAGCATCGAGCACGAGCGGAGGATCCTCTGCCTGGAGGGCTCGATCGAGGACAACCTGATCGCCTCCATGGGCGGCGGGCAGCAGAACCTGCTGCTGGCCCTCAACCTCTCGGACATCTTCGCCTGGGACATCGACTTCACCACGGCTTTGCGCAGGGGCGACACGTTCCGCCTGCTCGTCGAGGGGCTCTACCGCGACGGCGAGTTCAGGAAGTACGGCAACATCCTCGCCGCCGAGTTCGTCAACGACGGCACCCTGTACCGCGCCTACCGGTTCGAGATCGACGGCCGGGCCGACTACTACGACGCCGAGGGCCGCTCGCTGCGCAAGGCCTTCCTCAAGGCGCCGCTGAGCTTCCGGCGGATCAGCTCCGGCTTCTCGAAGTCGAGGCTCCACCCCGTCCTGAAGATCCGCCGCGCCCACAACGGCACGGACTACGTGGCCCCGAAGGGCACGCCCGTCTCGGCCATGGCCAACGGCCAGGTCGTGGCGGCGGGCTGGCAGGGCGGCTACGGCAAGCTCGTCGTCATCGGCCACCCCAACGGCTACAAGACCTACTACGGTCACCTCTCGGGCTTTGCGAAGGGGATTCGGAAAGGCGCGAGCGTCGCGCAGGGGCAGCTCGTCGGGTACGTCGGCGCGACGGGCCTGGCCACGGGCCCGCACCTGCACTTCGAGATGCGCG from Syntrophaceae bacterium includes these protein-coding regions:
- a CDS encoding M23 family metallopeptidase, producing the protein MTPPKKALGPAILAAAVVSLLAALLFLGVSPGPDPARPPENLEMKNLLRLSGMVQKGQSLHEIFRRHDLDPRQLFPVKEALAGVHSPREFRPGRPYEIQVDPERGLHAFLYWASDDALVRVTRAGEGYRAEKLSIEHERRILCLEGSIEDNLIASMGGGQQNLLLALNLSDIFAWDIDFTTALRRGDTFRLLVEGLYRDGEFRKYGNILAAEFVNDGTLYRAYRFEIDGRADYYDAEGRSLRKAFLKAPLSFRRISSGFSKSRLHPVLKIRRAHNGTDYVAPKGTPVSAMANGQVVAAGWQGGYGKLVVIGHPNGYKTYYGHLSGFAKGIRKGASVAQGQLVGYVGATGLATGPHLHFEMRVNDRPVNPRKVIIPPGEPVPESLLAAYRAARDELAGRLASAPPMRFAAVSR